GCCGTGACTGCCGGCCTTAAAACCGTTGCGGTTAGAATGCCGGAAAACGAATATGCACGGGAACTTATTAAAGAAAGCGGAGTTTTGATAGCAGCTCCGTCTGCAAACTTAAGCGGAAGACCAAGCCCGACTACGGCTTTGCACGTAAAAGAGGACTTAAACGGGAAAATACCCTTGATTTTAGACGGAGGAGAATGCAGCGTTGGCCTTGAATCTACCGTTGTAGACGTATCTAATGATAAATGCGTTATACTTCGGCCGGGCGGAGTTACTTTAGAGATGCTTAAGGCCGTTTTAGGAGACGTTAGATTAAATGACGGGGTTTTATCTAAAAAAGAAGTAAAAGGGGTGCCCAAATCCCCGGGAATGAAGTATAAGCACTACGCACCCAGGGCAGAAGTTTTTATCGTTGAAGGGAAAAACGAGGAGGAAATCACTTCAAAAGTTATAAAACACGCAAGTCAGGATAAAGAGGCTTCTAAAAAACCGGTGATACTTTGCACTGATAAAAGAGCTAATGTTTACAGTGGATTTATTTTACTGTCCCTAGGGCAATCCAGCGAGGACATTGCTAAAAGGCTGTTTTACACCCTTAGAGAAGCAGACGATATAGGTGCGGACACGATATATTTTGAGGCGATACCTGAAAACGGCATAGGCCTTGCGGTAATGAACCGGGTTTTAAAGTCTGCCGCTTTTAAAAAGATATGATTAAAAGCCGTATCAAAAAGGTGGTTGCTAAAAACATCAAATAATATATAATTAAAATATAGGCAAGTTTTAAATGGCTTTGCCA
The DNA window shown above is from Eubacteriales bacterium and carries:
- a CDS encoding L-threonylcarbamoyladenylate synthase, with the translated sequence MYKTKIIDLKKDRETGIKKAGKILKEGGVVAFPTETVYGLGADALNARAVKKIFEAKGRPADNPLIVHISKITDVDKIAFVTDTAKKVMDTFWPGPITIVLEAKDIVSDAVTAGLKTVAVRMPENEYARELIKESGVLIAAPSANLSGRPSPTTALHVKEDLNGKIPLILDGGECSVGLESTVVDVSNDKCVILRPGGVTLEMLKAVLGDVRLNDGVLSKKEVKGVPKSPGMKYKHYAPRAEVFIVEGKNEEEITSKVIKHASQDKEASKKPVILCTDKRANVYSGFILLSLGQSSEDIAKRLFYTLREADDIGADTIYFEAIPENGIGLAVMNRVLKSAAFKKI